One segment of Pleuronectes platessa chromosome 21, fPlePla1.1, whole genome shotgun sequence DNA contains the following:
- the LOC128427283 gene encoding pentraxin fusion protein, which produces MCLHQAQDRVTPASHTGPIVRAAIAELTSLPCARREEDCKFAVVSLCVFGLSIGLSSGTQAGLSEKVLVFPYETDFSFVALIPQKEMGLRALTLCMRVATELPDERQVILFAYRTADYDELNVWRERDGRISFYMSGDGVLFHLPPLTTFRTSLCLTWESRTGLTAFWVEGKRSTYQVYKPGHTIRPQGTVLLGQDPDKHLGGLEAVQSFVGEVTDLNMWDFVLSRSMIQAWHYGHKVPKGNVFDWATIEYELNGNVMVVDDD; this is translated from the exons ATGTGTCTGCATCAGGCACAGGACAGAGTCACGCCGGCTTCACACACCGGGCCTATTGTCAGAGCGGCCATCGCAGAGCTGACGTCATTGCCCTGTGCTAGGAGGGAAGAGGACTGT aagtTTGCTGTggtttccctctgtgtctttggATTGTCTATCGGTCTCTCCTCAGGCACACAAG CGGGTCTGAGTGAGAAGGTCCTGGTGTTCCCCTATGAGACGGACTTCAGCTTCGTGGCCCTGATCCCTCAGAAGGAGATGGGCCTGAGGGCCCTCACCCTCTGCATGCGTGTGGCCACCGAGCTGCCTGATGAGCGGCAGGTCATCCTGTTCGCCTACCGCACGGCCGACTACGACGAGCTCAACGTGTGGCGGGAGCGGGACGGCCGCATCTCCTTCTACATGAGCGGCGATGGCGTCCTGTTCCACCTGCCGCCGCTCACCACCTTCCGCACCAGCCTCTGCCTCACCTGGGAGTCGCGCACGGGCCTCACAGCCTTCTGGGTGGAGGGCAAGCGGAGCACCTACCAGGTCTACAAGCCCGGACACACCATCCGGCCACAGGGCACCGTCCTCCTGGGGCAGGACCCAGACAAACACCTGGGGGGTCTGGAGGCCGTGCAGAGCTTTGTAGGGGAGGTGACCGACCTGAACATGTGGGACTTCGTGCTCTCCAGGAGCATGATCCAGGCCTGGCACTACGGCCACAAGGTGCCCAAGGGGAACGTCTTCGACTGGGCCACCATCGAGTACGAGCTGAACGGGAACGTGATGGTGGTGGATGACGACTGA